From the Deinococcus hopiensis KR-140 genome, one window contains:
- a CDS encoding sensor domain-containing diguanylate cyclase, translated as MLPAPVPPDEAERLLDLAHYHILDTGREEVFDRVTRLAARLLHVPLAAINFVDVDRHWSKSMVGYDAPEVPRNATFCAWTILQDTPLVVPDLTQDVRFAHHPGVVHEPHVRMYAGAPLKTPAGQRIGTLCVLDTEARTLGDEDLKALQDLAATAMSELELRNHVQRLQQQVSAQAEHSLDLQRSLAHAHTLEAVHELMDLPLSPEDAARQAAGLIGQAIHADWTGLVIFEDGRPHTQRVYGESALHPVLFDLAAHLNASHTSVTHRMEGLTEPYYLDTYREHSEALPAVIEAGLQAAAWVPLGQWQGKTFLLLTLRVGQERELPWRGSDRTLLEAAGRSVRAAFHARAGVEAAIHTARQDALTGALNRRAFDEDLEQHQVLGSAFTLALMDLDGFKALNDTEGHAQGDKVLQLFAGALKAELQGQGEVYRLGGDEFVLLLPEAWTADDVDEVLDVAVPIAQQGCLGRIGASVGVARSAEVDERVSLPELADARMYEAKRRRKALRAGQGS; from the coding sequence ATGCTCCCTGCGCCGGTCCCGCCTGATGAAGCCGAACGTCTGCTGGATCTCGCGCACTACCACATCCTCGACACCGGCCGTGAAGAAGTCTTTGACCGCGTTACCCGCCTCGCGGCCCGACTCCTCCACGTTCCCCTGGCTGCCATCAATTTTGTTGACGTCGACCGCCATTGGAGCAAATCCATGGTGGGCTACGACGCCCCTGAAGTCCCCCGCAATGCCACCTTCTGCGCCTGGACCATCCTGCAAGACACCCCCCTGGTCGTTCCGGACCTGACCCAGGATGTCCGCTTCGCTCACCACCCTGGCGTCGTCCACGAACCGCATGTACGGATGTACGCCGGTGCCCCCCTCAAAACGCCAGCCGGGCAGCGCATCGGCACCCTCTGCGTTTTGGATACCGAGGCCCGAACGCTGGGTGACGAGGACTTGAAGGCGCTCCAAGACCTCGCAGCCACGGCGATGAGTGAACTGGAGTTGCGAAACCACGTGCAGCGGTTGCAACAGCAGGTGAGCGCTCAGGCCGAACACAGCCTGGACCTTCAGCGCAGCCTGGCCCATGCACACACCCTAGAAGCCGTGCATGAACTGATGGACCTTCCCCTTTCACCCGAAGACGCGGCCCGTCAGGCAGCAGGGCTCATCGGGCAAGCGATCCATGCGGATTGGACCGGGCTCGTCATCTTCGAGGATGGTCGGCCCCACACCCAACGGGTCTACGGGGAGTCAGCGCTTCATCCCGTGTTGTTCGATCTCGCGGCGCATCTCAACGCCAGCCATACCAGCGTTACACATAGGATGGAGGGCTTAACTGAGCCGTACTACCTGGACACTTACCGGGAGCATTCCGAAGCCCTCCCCGCGGTCATCGAAGCGGGACTTCAGGCGGCAGCTTGGGTACCCCTGGGACAGTGGCAGGGAAAGACATTCCTGCTGCTCACCCTACGTGTGGGTCAGGAGCGGGAACTCCCCTGGCGTGGAAGTGACCGGACCCTGTTGGAAGCGGCGGGGCGAAGTGTCCGAGCAGCTTTTCACGCGAGGGCAGGCGTAGAGGCCGCGATACACACTGCCCGTCAGGATGCCTTAACTGGAGCATTGAACCGGCGGGCATTCGATGAGGACCTGGAACAGCATCAGGTGTTGGGAAGTGCCTTCACGCTGGCCTTGATGGATCTGGACGGCTTTAAGGCACTCAACGATACGGAAGGGCACGCACAGGGGGACAAGGTGCTGCAGCTGTTCGCGGGGGCCTTAAAAGCGGAATTGCAGGGGCAGGGCGAGGTGTACCGCCTTGGTGGTGACGAGTTCGTGTTGCTGCTGCCTGAGGCGTGGACGGCAGATGACGTGGACGAGGTCTTGGATGTGGCCGTGCCGATCGCGCAGCAGGGTTGTCTTGGCCGGATAGGGGCGAGTGTAGGCGTGGCTCGGAGTGCGGAAGTGGACGAGCGTGTGTCCCTGCCTGAACTGGCCGACGCGCGGATGTATGAGGCCAAGCGGCGACGGAAAGCGCTTAGGGCAGGCCAGGGAAGTTAG
- a CDS encoding response regulator, translated as MRPSGDGKRLGQAREVRDAFVPSTKKALSASVETNGREALQALRLGTVQAEVILLDINMPVMNGFDVLRELKRDPQLMTLPVVMLSTSSNKGDVDMAYTLHASSYFEKSTDFDGFIAQIDAFLAYWRQAQLAPKPV; from the coding sequence ATGAGGCCAAGCGGCGACGGAAAGCGCTTAGGGCAGGCCAGGGAAGTTAGGGACGCGTTCGTTCCCTCAACGAAAAAAGCCCTCAGCGCCTCTGTCGAAACCAATGGCAGAGAAGCGCTGCAGGCCTTACGGCTCGGAACGGTTCAGGCGGAGGTGATCCTGCTGGACATCAACATGCCCGTGATGAATGGTTTCGACGTTCTTCGGGAGCTCAAACGCGACCCGCAGTTGATGACGCTCCCGGTGGTGATGCTCTCCACGTCCAGCAACAAGGGTGACGTGGACATGGCGTACACCCTACATGCCAGTTCGTACTTCGAGAAGTCGACAGATTTTGACGGGTTCATCGCGCAGATCGACGCCTTTCTGGCGTACTGGCGCCAGGCCCAGCTCGCTCCCAAGCCCGTTTAG
- a CDS encoding type II secretion system protein: protein MKNTTQGFTLIELLIVIAIIGILAAVLIPNLLNARKAANNTAASSMLRNAVTAAEAYRSASGTTLTASTECKDANVLNLTALPASVTACQIQQNANGTVGYSTSSNNVSYQWDGKTMKGPAQSATATMPSLP, encoded by the coding sequence ATGAAGAACACCACCCAGGGCTTTACCCTCATCGAGCTGCTGATCGTTATCGCCATCATCGGAATCCTGGCGGCCGTGCTGATCCCCAACCTGCTGAACGCCCGTAAGGCGGCGAACAACACCGCCGCGAGCAGCATGCTGCGCAACGCGGTCACGGCAGCCGAAGCCTACCGCTCGGCCAGCGGAACCACCCTGACCGCCTCTACCGAGTGTAAGGACGCCAACGTCCTGAACCTGACGGCCCTGCCCGCCAGCGTGACCGCCTGCCAGATTCAGCAGAACGCCAACGGTACGGTCGGGTACTCCACCTCCAGCAACAACGTGAGCTACCAGTGGGACGGCAAGACCATGAAGGGGCCTGCTCAAAGTGCGACTGCCACCATGCCGAGCCTCCCCTGA
- the nucS gene encoding endonuclease NucS, protein MLEEHLVSPTPDALTTFLQRQIHSGCLVQVAGEMEVQYMGRAMSMAEAGQYLVLLKGDGSLQVHGPKGVKPMNWQPKTDSVQVTVERGYCVLRAHRRKPDELVTITMLLPTLAQAIRLQEAAFELSGSEAQMQETLARHPELIEPGLTVLNRELVTAAGGIDLYARDREGRFVVVELKRGRATQDAVSQLARYVDAAQRLTGGVVRGILAAPEMTGPARLELERRVLEFVQVTALPALEQQAVQPGLFD, encoded by the coding sequence ATGCTTGAGGAACACCTCGTCTCGCCCACGCCTGACGCCCTCACCACCTTCCTCCAACGTCAGATTCACAGCGGCTGCCTCGTCCAGGTGGCCGGGGAGATGGAAGTCCAGTACATGGGCCGCGCGATGAGCATGGCCGAGGCCGGACAGTACCTCGTCCTGCTCAAGGGTGACGGCAGCCTCCAGGTGCATGGGCCCAAGGGCGTGAAGCCTATGAACTGGCAGCCCAAGACGGACAGCGTGCAAGTGACCGTGGAGCGCGGGTACTGCGTGCTGCGGGCGCACCGCCGGAAGCCGGACGAGCTGGTCACGATCACGATGCTGCTCCCCACACTCGCGCAGGCCATCCGGTTGCAGGAGGCTGCCTTCGAGCTTTCCGGCTCTGAAGCGCAGATGCAGGAGACGCTCGCGCGGCATCCTGAACTGATCGAGCCAGGCTTGACGGTCCTAAACCGGGAGCTGGTCACCGCGGCGGGTGGCATTGACCTGTACGCGCGGGATCGGGAGGGACGGTTTGTGGTCGTGGAACTCAAGCGGGGGCGGGCGACGCAGGATGCGGTCTCGCAGCTCGCGCGGTATGTGGACGCGGCGCAGCGGCTGACGGGGGGCGTGGTGCGGGGGATTTTGGCGGCGCCGGAGATGACGGGGCCTGCGCGGTTGGAGTTGGAGCGGCGGGTGCTGGAGTTCGTGCAGGTGACGGCGTTGCCCGCGCTGGAGCAACAGGCGGTGCAACCGGGCTTGTTCGACTGA
- a CDS encoding GNAT family N-acetyltransferase, translated as MRPTTFADASTVAQHRYPETDVHAEPVRVYATWVAEAMERGTYLGWFVEESGRVAAGLGLTLLEWGPTKTDPSPTRARVVNVFTVLDYRQRGFAAALLKRAISEARARGIGTLSLGTTDQARSLYTRLGFRPYEAEMVCKLHASTGEPAPASLI; from the coding sequence ATGCGACCTACGACCTTCGCTGATGCATCTACGGTTGCTCAGCACCGCTACCCTGAAACTGATGTCCATGCTGAGCCCGTCAGGGTTTATGCCACCTGGGTCGCAGAAGCAATGGAACGAGGCACATACCTCGGATGGTTCGTTGAGGAGAGTGGGAGGGTCGCTGCTGGACTTGGTCTCACGCTTCTGGAGTGGGGACCGACGAAAACGGACCCGTCACCTACCCGCGCCCGCGTGGTCAACGTGTTCACTGTCCTGGATTACAGGCAGCGCGGGTTTGCTGCGGCTCTCTTGAAGAGAGCGATTTCAGAAGCAAGAGCGAGAGGGATTGGGACCCTGAGTCTGGGCACGACAGACCAGGCACGCAGCCTGTACACCCGGCTTGGGTTTAGACCCTACGAAGCTGAAATGGTGTGCAAATTGCACGCGTCAACGGGTGAGCCAGCGCCGGCCTCTCTGATCTAA
- a CDS encoding response regulator encodes MHSSTPVQSLLLVEDNSADFLLIKEVLKDIDLDLQLDVLSDGKKVLPYLDTHACPNLMLMDMHMPGMTGLEVLHALAGRHEGRIIMWSTGCSAAEVQRVLDAGADGFVQKPGT; translated from the coding sequence ATGCACTCCTCCACACCTGTTCAATCACTTCTATTGGTGGAGGACAACTCGGCCGACTTCCTGCTGATTAAGGAAGTCTTGAAAGACATAGATCTCGATCTCCAGTTGGATGTTCTTTCTGACGGGAAGAAAGTGCTGCCGTACCTCGACACTCACGCTTGTCCCAACCTCATGCTGATGGATATGCACATGCCGGGCATGACGGGTCTAGAAGTCCTGCACGCCCTGGCTGGCCGGCACGAAGGGCGGATCATAATGTGGAGCACGGGGTGCTCGGCAGCAGAGGTGCAGCGTGTCCTTGATGCGGGTGCGGACGGCTTCGTTCAGAAGCCAGGTACGTAG
- a CDS encoding VOC family protein: MKTILAFVTLLTPDYQSARSYFTEVLGFEPTEERPNANAFVNASGAGLAIREDRALNSPVGSGITTYFIVPDVARYYDEVSARGAKIVEPLHDMPFGRTFSVATPDGHQLGFYEA, translated from the coding sequence ATGAAAACTATTCTAGCCTTCGTTACCCTTCTTACCCCAGACTATCAATCCGCACGGTCGTACTTTACTGAGGTGTTGGGATTTGAACCCACCGAAGAGCGACCAAATGCGAATGCCTTTGTCAATGCCAGCGGTGCCGGCTTAGCAATCCGTGAAGATCGTGCCCTCAACTCACCAGTCGGCTCTGGAATCACAACTTACTTTATTGTTCCAGATGTGGCGCGATACTATGATGAAGTGTCCGCACGCGGAGCAAAGATTGTAGAGCCTTTACATGACATGCCATTCGGCCGCACCTTTAGCGTGGCCACTCCAGATGGCCATCAACTGGGTTTCTACGAAGCCTGA